Genomic window (Argopecten irradians isolate NY chromosome 2, Ai_NY, whole genome shotgun sequence):
ccggaggggcttttgtcctaggggcttatgtccggggggggcttttgtccaggggggcttttgtcctacaCTCGCATGTACCTGTACCACATTTTTTTAGAGGTATGCACACATCATTTATTTCTCGCCAACAACTTCTATTTCAATTACACCGGTGACGTcacatatttgtttacactggAAGCAAGCAATAATCTCCCTTCGGCCTGCACGCCTCGGTTTAATCTGGATAGTTTCTCGTATTTCTTCATCCGGAGCAATGGGTTTCCTGGAAATTTTTAAAAGGAAACTATTCACTAACATAACCGATGCTGGCTATTCCAAAAAGTGGATAAATAGAGGTCTGACAGATCAAACGAGATCTTAAGAATAATCAATTCCATAATTTCGATTTGTTTAGTTTAAGCTGACCGGTTAATAAAAAAATCGATGTCGACTTATTGAGAACTTCTTACGCTTCTTCGATGAATGGCTTGATATTGCCTTTTAGAAGAGAATTCTTGCTTTTTTTGATAGATGCCTAACTTTGTTCTTAAAGACAGATGCCTAACTTTATTCTAACAGATGGACAGATGGATACATAACTTACTGGTATGCTGACTGATAGATGCCTAACTTTATGCTGACTAATAGGTGCTTAACTGTATGCTGACTGATTGATGCAAAACTATGGATGGGGACTTACTTGATCTTGACCGCTGACGGTTTATGCATGCCCGGTCCCTCTAGGTTTATGTAGCCCCCAGACAGAGGTACAGACAGAGTGTTGACCAGCTTTATTATCACGTCAAGGGGTTTTCCAACTGTAGCCGTCCCCTCAGcctgaaacaatatttatattggaacacaattaaagatgctccaccgctgacaaatggtagttTTTCACTGTTAAGaaaaggagcagacgattaagtatttttctttagttacaaaacatacttaaattacaccattaccaccattgaaaagtttgagcttctaattttccttcaagttaaaaatatgaaaaataattaattgcatcccgaaaaaattccgtggcactatatattctatatggaatgaagtactgattgcgcatgcaccaaaggcgaaataaattattttatattattttttgtgttaatgaggcatatttatacacgattaaacacagattattgttcgaatgatgaatatcatttatgctctgtcggcggtggagcatctttaaattcaCTTGTAACTGCCAAGTGACATTTGTATCCTTCCTAGACCGTGTTGTCATTATTTCTAACTACGACAACCCTATCTACCTGCGTTATATAATACTTTATTAGTCTTTCCCAAATCTTTAGGTTTTCCTTTCGAATGAGAGAAATAAAgtgtcttttgtttatcataaatatactTAGAAACTTTTTTGTCTGTTTGTCCATTTCCTAGCGCATCTGGCTCAATCCACACTTTCTTCCTGAAATCAGATTCTACTTTAAACGTTTACCTTCACAAACTCTATGAATCATTTAACACACGATATGGTACCTTTAGATCCAGGTTAGGGTGCTCAGCTCTAAATATATCCCTCCGGATGAAGTGTTGGCCAGTTTCTTTGACCGTGGCCATGACGTATATGCTCACATGGCTATCCGGGTCAATATTGTTGATGTAGTCTGCACATTTAACAGTAAGTTCAAGCTCACCGCCTGTAATAAcgaatacatatacatttgcaAGAGTTTTAATATATTCCGGATATCACGTTTTCGACATTACTGATAATAATGTACTGTATTACATATGACTTAACTGATAGTCAAAACGGCATTCGGCTTTGTGAGTGATGAACCATTAGCCCCAAACAAACGATGGACTGTATGACGACTTTTGGTTGATGAAATATCCTAAGCTTCTATTTGATGTGAAATATATGTTCACTATAAAGTATGTCTCATTCTCCAGGCAATTCACTTTCCAGCCACTTTTGCCAGGAAATGCAGGTTGCTGCATAAGCATGGCTTCACTATTTATTTACCTGGCGCTGGTTCCATGTTGGTGATGCCACTCTCTTGGAGATCAGTTTCTGACTCGGATCTTATTATGTATTTACCTGATGCGGGTGTTCCACGATGTTAGTCGAGGCTTTCTCAAAGTTATTTTACCTGGTACTGTTTTCATGACGTTGGTCTAGACTCACTCTGAGTTATTTTACCTGATGTCGGTTCCAGGTTGTGAGTCGGGGTTCTCTCTTGGTTGTTTTACCTGACACTGTTTCAAGGATGTTGGTCGAGGCTCTCTCTGAATTATTTTACCTGGTGCGGGGTTTCAGGATGTGAGTCGAGACTGTCTCTGGGTTATTTTACCTGACGCTGGTTCTAGGTTGTTTATTTACCCGATGCGGGTTCCAGGATGTTAGTCGAGGACTCTTTCTGGGTTATTTTGCGAACACAGATGATATCTAATGATGTACTTACCTGACGTTGGTTCTAGGATGTTAGTCACGGGCTCCTTGCGAACACAGATGATATATAAAGATGTATTTACCTGACGCTGGTTCCAAGATGTTGGTAGCTGTGCATTCGCGGAGTTCTGTGGCGGGAACAGATGTGTACTTTGTTGAAATAGCCGTAATGTTTCCTTCCACCACTCGATTTTCAACACTCGTGTTTTGCATGCTCAGGTTGATTTGAATATCGCCATTTTTCTTCATCTCGCCGTTACAAGTAAAGTCTATATCAGAAATGGCCGGAGTTTTGATAGAATCCCAGTTCCGACTAGATAGGTTGTTAGACCTGCCCATAGCAGCAGCGTACTCCTTGGAATCTGTTGGATTGGAAGCGAAATATGAACACgaataatattattatacacGTTAAACCATCATAGAAAGACAGGACCCTGTTTCATGCcgtttaaaaaatcaattatgtCAACTTATTGTTCCCTTTTGACATTTATACAAACATGTGAACAGGTAAGAATTTGAGGAGAACTCTATCGACAAAAACCTGGCGATGAATAACACTTGTAACACAACATTTTTCTAAATTTGTATCTTTGTTTTGAAGACGTATGTACATGTCTGACGTATGTTATTCTATCTTGGATTCTAGGCATCCATGCAGTTTCTTAAACTAAGATCTTTTTCGTATAAGTCTTGTTAATAATCCTGCTTGTTCATGTGAGCTTTCATTGAGAATGTCTTTCACAATACTTTAGAATGTCGTCTAACAATACTTTAGAATGTCGTCTATATTCATATGAACGGAATATGTAGAATTAAGTCATAGATTTTGAGTACAAGATATAAAAACATGCATGttaatttgtaaattgtatTGTAATGCTATATTTATGTGAATAGATATTTACATATTCTGAGAGAAAGCGCTGATAATCTGTaataacttgtgcctaatccCTTTTTGTctgttattataaacatgtttaaatCATGTTATAGCGCACCTGTGTGATGTTTGTAACAGTGAGTGACGTCCTCTCGGGAAATGGTTGACGCAGCCTTAGTACTAATACAATGGCCGGCGATGTTCCGTTCTTCCTTTATTGGCTCCATGTTTCCTTCCGCGTCAACTGTCCAATGGACACGAGCACCATTTACTTCGGCAAACAAAAACTTTGAATCGAAGCCCAGATACAGCTCCCCGTCTCTAATGGCCTTCACTGAAGCAGGACCACAGGTAAACACACCTGGAATGGACCAGAATAGAGACAGATGTAATCACAGAAATGGCGAAAGAGTTAGACAGATGTACACGTGGTAGGCCTAGGGTGGTTAGAGAGTTAGACAAATGTACATGTGGTAGAGGTGGTGAGAGAGTTAGACGGATGTACGTGGTGGTGGAGATGAGGGAGAAAGATGTGCACGTGACAGAGGTGGTAAGAGAGCGAGGAAGATGTACACGTGACAGAGGTGATCTGAGAGAGAGAAAGATATGTATGTGACAGAGGTGGTGTGAGAGTGGGAGAGATGTGTACACGTGGTAGATGTGGTGAGAGAGCGAGACAGATATACACTTGACAGAGGTGGTGAGAGAGCGAGACAGATGTACACGTGACAGAGGTGGTGAGAGAGTTAGACAGATGTACACGTGACAGAGGTGATGAGACAGTTAGACAGATGTACACGTGACAGAGGTGGTGAGACAGTTAGACAGATGTACACGTGACAGAGGTGGTAAGAGAGCGAGACAGATGTACACGTGACAGATGTGGTGAGAGAGCGAGACAGATGTACACGTGACAGAGGTGGTGAGAGAGTTAGACAGATGTATACGTGACAGAGGTGGTACGAGAGCGAGACACGTACACGTGACAGGTGGTGAGAGAGTTAGACAGATGTACACGTGACAGAGGTACCGGTGGTGAGAGAGTTAGACAGATGTACACGTGACATAGGTGGTAAGAGAGCGAAACAGATGTACACGTGACAGAGGTGGTAAGAGAGCGAGACAGATGTACACGTGACAGAGGTACCGGTGGTGAGAGAGTTAGACAGATGTACACGTGACAGAGGTTGTAAGAGAGCGAGACAGATGTACACGTGACAGAGGTGGTGTGAGAGAAAGATATGCAGGTGACAGAGGTGGTGTTAGGTGGAGATATGAAAGATGGAAGTGCAGAAGTGTTTAGGATGAGATTGATGCCCACGTGTGCTGGTTATAATAAGTGATTTGAGACAAAAATCAAACTTAAGAAAACTATGGCCGTCTGTCTCTCCGTGTTATAAGAACTTTTCGCTAATCACTATTTggcataaaataatgacatatcTCTTTTCACAAACTGCACGTTTATGTTTCCCATTGTCTCGGGTTGTTTGTTTTGAATGTTACTATTAGCTATATTTTGAAGTTGGACGGGGCGTTACTAAAGAATCTTTACATGTAGCCGCACGTGCCCGAAGTGTTATAAACAAAGGCTTGCCTACATTAGAAAGCCGGCTTACGTGTTTGTAACAAGACGTGAGACGAAACCCCCGAGATATACGACTGTTTCCGTATGACAAAGACGATAATTAAAACCATACAAGATGCTTTTAACAACTTAACTGAAGTATGTACAATATGTTACTGAATCTAACTGTCGCCTGTCACGTGATGGACCGACCAGGAACGGCCAGTATACCGGAAATGCACACGTTATGTATCATTTTGTATAACGCTGGACAACACGTGGCTGCAGTTTCCAGACAATTTATCTGTCTCCCTGAATCAATAGAATTGATGCGAAGTTGTCTTAATCATCCTCAATActtgtttaaaatgtttgtgtAAGTCTTAGACAGGCAAACTGGTCCCCAGGGGCAGGTCTCGAGACAGATTCATTATTACGTAGACATACGTACCGGACGGAGTTATGTATTTAGCAAGTTTATTTTCCCAGTTACGTACTAACAATAACTTCAATTATCTAGGATTGGGTCatatttacagtaatatttttgtttaaacgAACACTTTCACATACAAGAAAACTGAGTATTTGCTACAATTTACAAAGTGTTGAAACATCAAGTGTCTTCCATTTTATTCGTTAAATTACCCCCACCCACACATCTCTTTCTCTATCCCACACATGAATCGAGTACTCAATTCTATATCATTTTGTCGTCCGATCTATTTATTTCCATCATGGCCAGTGACAGACAAATTATGGGCCACTCTTATCTTTATTCAAcgcattttattgattttaagatttttttttttcaaaacatcgAGAGTCTACATAACGACCGCTACTCTGTAGTAGACATTCCCTGTATATCGTCATAGAAACTCATTCTTTTTTGTATTCTTTTACCCAATTGTAGTCAATTATGGCTAAATGACAACCATTTGTCTTGTTAAACGATGGGCCATTTACATAAGCGATGGGGACTATCCATGACGTGCACAAAGCTAGCaacatttaataataaaacacacGTTAGACTCCGTGAAACATATCACCGGTTTGTAATCACGAGTGTAGTCATACAAAAGATCGGTTTCAAGATAAATAGAAAATGCTTCTTCGCAATTTTGGGAAAACATTCCATGTCAAAATAAATCACTACATCCCAAACGGACCTCATCCCTAGCTTCTAGTGTGGTTGTGCTTTGGCCTGAAACGACAATATATACATTGCAAAGTGATATTGTTTTTGTCGCCTTAGGGTTCCCCTTCCAACAACCATTGATCGTTATCTATGATCAAAAACACCAAACGGTCTTCAAGCAACGTCATTCAGATTGAAAGCGTTGGAGATATTTAAGTCTTTTTGTATTTAATACGAAAAAGGTGATTTGAAGTCCTACACTTTAAACCTCTACATggtaattaattatatgtttgcATGTGGTATTGCATCAATAGCAATATCTCATTCGTATGCCATGTATTGATAATCTGAGAGTTGTTAGAAAGAAAAAGGAGTACCTTCGTAACACTCTTGTGGAGTAGGATCGTACGCCTGCCACCCATCATAACCACTGGGGAGATCCGAACGACGAAACCAGGACTCGTTCCAGACATGGAAATCCCTATTAAAGAGAAAAGTTATTGTAAGAatctaaatggtaaatgttaagACTCTAAAAGGTAAATGTTAAAGTCATACCGGGTTTGTCCGTTGAGACATGAATGGTATAATGAATCATTCAGAGGAGGAAACCGACCTGTACACGAAACCGGACTCATTATAAACGATATTGCAAGTGTATGTAAATCTTTGCTGTTTATGCTCGTTATTCTTATTTGCAACTTGAACCTCGCTAACTAAGATTGTATACAGACTTTATAAGACGATTGTACCGgatatattattattgtaccTTCTTTTGAGTCGTCCTATTTTTGTCCTTGTCCTTATTTTATGGTGGTCGGGTTTGGGGTGTGCATttaattcatttgtattttacacCCTTCATTTACATCCAACTTTAATTTGTCAAAATAATTTGGTGGCCTATTACGTTGTAATTTGGTGGCTATCAAATgtaaaaattaatgttttttaccATTATACAGGTTAGGTTTTTATCTCGCTCTTTTGCTTTAAATGAATGCTCTGGAATAAAGTCTCGTGAAGTCATGATTTGCCTGCTTTTTAACCAAGCAGAGCAGAATGAAGGAAGATCTATACACCGGTTGTTTACCATATTGTATCATTCATCATTTTCCTGGGTTTGCCACTCTCTGTCCAAAAGTTGTCGATCTGAGTACTAAAATCGCTGTCGTGCGCagatttgaagtttgttacacaTCTTGTAGGTATTCCTAGGGCACGGAATACTGAAACAGACGGAAAAGATGACCGTCGTGTATGAATACAAATGACAAAGTAATCGGAGACATGACAATTTGTCGGCGGCCAAAAGGAGTCTATAGAACAGgacaatgtttataaaaatgttgGTCAAGTATATTAAATGCATTACTTTGGCCGGAGGTACTGGTACACgttataatgtaaaacaaactcTTCATTTTAGACAATATTTAATTCACGCCCAAACATTTCTCAGCTTGATTCAAATCAAGGTTAGACAGTGTATAATACTGCAATAACCAAATATTCCAATAATTCCTATTCTTgttaacaattttaatgttacaaataAATAATCACCAGTCGTAGCCACGGCAGCAAACGTCCAACACTGTCCAAATTTTACGCCTTTTCTCTTCTTCAAAAACTCTTCCAATATGGCGGCACTTCCGTTCCATGCATACGGCGCAACTCCATCGTCATACTTACCGGACCAGTTACCAATCAGTACTCCGCCATCCCGCTCATTATTATTTATCTGAAGTATTAGAGTTAAAAGTGAGGGTTTATTTCTATAGGTTTAAGAATGCAGGTTGAATTTGTTAAATGCGAACAAAGGAGTTATTGCGTTATCCTTTTCTATTACTAGCAATATTATTGTTTGGAATTCGGAACTATTACTGTAGTTGATGAAGAAGTATTTTGCATACACTATACAATTAATAtgtagaaaaaatatcaaacattctAATATATTTACTTGACAGACGCATGACGAGTACTAACCACACGTGACAAAGCACGGACGACGAGTAGAGGATTTCCTCGCGCGGGATCCCCAAGCTCGGATTTTTCCATCATGGCTAATGCTGCAACCAGGCATACGTCATCAAACTGGAAAACATATTTCATCAGTAGCAAATGTCTAAATATAGTGTAACAATAATCATGAAATGCCGATAGATTTGCGTCAACTATACGTAATTTTCGTATTATTCATATTATGCATGTACATAGGTATAACTCGGTTTATCAAAATTGTTcataaatttaacaaaaacttTCAGTGAAGTCATAAATTACCAACAAGAACAAATTTACTATGTCAGGTTAGCATGCGTTTGGAATTCATTAAAAACTTTACTGAAATAAATACTTCGAATATAAACCGAAGGTAAACCCTGACTAACTCTAAGAAGCAAAACGATGTTCGGACTTCGCAAACTTCATAATTTGCAAGACCGTCTATGGTCTTTGATCGCAGTTGACGTTTGTAGGTCAAGGTCGTCACTTCGGTAAGGAAGTGGGTTTTATTGCAGAGTTAAGATCAAACTAAAGCAGCGCGGTATAATACACTTAATCTAGATTAGGATAATCTAGATAGATTCCCATTTTGGAAATTGCTGGCATTTTTGAGGTCGCAAAACGGGTTTGGCCTGACGCTCGCTCATCATTTCGAAACAGTTTATGCGTGACAGTCTCCATGAAAGTTTTCCTTCGTGTCTGTTATAGACACAGCACACATTTAGTACgctgtatatatgtaccaaGGGAGCAATAAAGGAGTACGGGGAACAGTCGCTTTACCAAAATAATAGCAGGCCCGCCGTCACTTACGAGGGCGGCAGATTTAATTGATAAA
Coding sequences:
- the LOC138315106 gene encoding protein-glutamine gamma-glutamyltransferase K-like isoform X2, which encodes MLSCLHRINSAKLDDTQLKPKCVDLQRTFNRSVHRTSAYEIPNLILRRGQTFDISISFDRSFNESTDNIVLKFVTGRQPLQSKGTVIPVTKVREITPAKWGYQILGVEDKKVNIKVCSGSSAIVGRYQLFIDTTHEENDGSLETCRYSHPDDIYVIFNPWCSEDPVFLDDENLRQEYVVNETGRIWMGTVRKFCVRPWNFAQFDDVCLVAALAMMEKSELGDPARGNPLLVVRALSRVINNNERDGGVLIGNWSGKYDDGVAPYAWNGSAAILEEFLKKRKGVKFGQCWTFAAVATTVFRALGIPTRCVTNFKSAHDSDFSTQIDNFWTESGKPRKMMNDTIWDFHVWNESWFRRSDLPSGYDGWQAYDPTPQECYEGVFTCGPASVKAIRDGELYLGFDSKFLFAEVNGARVHWTVDAEGNMEPIKEERNIAGHCISTKAASTISREDVTHCYKHHTDSKEYAAAMGRSNNLSSRNWDSIKTPAISDIDFTCNGEMKKNGDIQINLSMQNTSVENRVVEGNITAISTKYTSVPATELRECTATNILEPASGGELELTVKCADYINNIDPDSHVSIYVMATVKETGQHFIRRDIFRAEHPNLDLKAEGTATVGKPLDVIIKLVNTLSVPLSGGYINLEGPGMHKPSAVKIKKPIAPDEEIRETIQIKPRRAGRREIIACFQCKQICDVTGVIEIEVVGEK
- the LOC138315106 gene encoding protein-glutamine gamma-glutamyltransferase K-like isoform X1, with product MHKDKYEITPEHRTKLTDRLTSYYGNIRSLLLGGILTGRRSTYQVDEFPDEGHAPCYRKEKEGKEDTQLKPKCVDLQRTFNRSVHRTSAYEIPNLILRRGQTFDISISFDRSFNESTDNIVLKFVTGRQPLQSKGTVIPVTKVREITPAKWGYQILGVEDKKVNIKVCSGSSAIVGRYQLFIDTTHEENDGSLETCRYSHPDDIYVIFNPWCSEDPVFLDDENLRQEYVVNETGRIWMGTVRKFCVRPWNFAQFDDVCLVAALAMMEKSELGDPARGNPLLVVRALSRVINNNERDGGVLIGNWSGKYDDGVAPYAWNGSAAILEEFLKKRKGVKFGQCWTFAAVATTVFRALGIPTRCVTNFKSAHDSDFSTQIDNFWTESGKPRKMMNDTIWDFHVWNESWFRRSDLPSGYDGWQAYDPTPQECYEGVFTCGPASVKAIRDGELYLGFDSKFLFAEVNGARVHWTVDAEGNMEPIKEERNIAGHCISTKAASTISREDVTHCYKHHTDSKEYAAAMGRSNNLSSRNWDSIKTPAISDIDFTCNGEMKKNGDIQINLSMQNTSVENRVVEGNITAISTKYTSVPATELRECTATNILEPASGGELELTVKCADYINNIDPDSHVSIYVMATVKETGQHFIRRDIFRAEHPNLDLKAEGTATVGKPLDVIIKLVNTLSVPLSGGYINLEGPGMHKPSAVKIKKPIAPDEEIRETIQIKPRRAGRREIIACFQCKQICDVTGVIEIEVVGEK